A genome region from Salinigranum halophilum includes the following:
- a CDS encoding CBS domain-containing protein — MPVRTLAVDVVTASRTATVKDLAQLMLDEELGDVVIAEDDKPVGIVTDRDIALAVARYDDLTELTAADVMTADPVTIHEDATAVDLPATMAEGFVRRIPVVDDDGTLVGIATLDDVVATTGEMLKDVATVIEGQSRDFTPE; from the coding sequence ATGCCAGTACGCACACTCGCAGTAGACGTTGTCACGGCCAGCCGCACCGCGACAGTCAAAGACCTCGCCCAGCTGATGCTGGACGAGGAACTCGGTGACGTCGTCATCGCGGAGGACGACAAGCCGGTCGGCATCGTCACCGACCGGGACATCGCCCTCGCAGTTGCCCGCTACGACGACCTGACGGAACTGACCGCCGCGGACGTCATGACGGCCGACCCGGTCACCATTCACGAGGACGCCACGGCGGTCGACCTCCCGGCAACGATGGCCGAAGGGTTCGTCCGGCGAATCCCGGTGGTCGACGACGATGGAACGCTCGTCGGGATCGCGACGCTCGACGACGTGGTCGCGACGACCGGGGAGATGCTGAAAGACGTCGCGACGGTCAT
- a CDS encoding universal stress protein gives MVTILMATDGSEYAQAAAEHAIDLAKARDATLHVICVVDERRFDEPALSSAELATIYAEDHAAVCVTKVSEMAADTDIDVEGDTRHGVPHEVILEYADEVGADLIVVGEHGDHERHFSGVGQKVEALAECDVVVVEAAS, from the coding sequence ATGGTCACGATTCTGATGGCGACCGACGGCAGCGAGTACGCGCAGGCAGCGGCCGAACACGCCATCGACCTGGCGAAAGCGCGAGACGCGACGCTGCACGTCATCTGCGTGGTGGACGAACGTCGGTTCGACGAACCGGCACTCAGTTCGGCGGAACTGGCGACCATCTACGCGGAAGACCACGCCGCCGTGTGTGTCACGAAGGTGTCGGAGATGGCCGCCGATACCGACATCGACGTCGAGGGAGACACCCGTCACGGCGTCCCACACGAGGTCATCCTCGAGTACGCTGACGAGGTCGGTGCGGACCTCATCGTCGTCGGCGAGCACGGCGACCACGAGAGACACTTCTCGGGTGTCGGCCAGAAGGTCGAAGCGTTGGCAGAGTGTGATGTGGTGGTCGTCGAGGCGGCCTCGTGA
- a CDS encoding sodium:phosphate symporter, producing the protein MSPGVSDAIGRRRSQIALAAGVFGAVVLFLFAVQLLGTATEAAAPLLARVFRRVVRDDVSALGLSWLGAYVLANGSVVAALALSLFTADIITAPQLFMMIAGSRLGAAAVVVLIGALDYAQKRTYSLRKAVSLGVLTFLLTHSIYVPVTVVGSVGGSALRGSTRGVTSGWSLGVPTPEFFGPLTVAITTRIGPTASFLLALVVLFGSLKLFDRLLARADTATLRRRFFGHLKRTWLSFLIGLLVTGVTTSVAFSLGVIVPLYNRGYVERDELIPYVLGANLGTLFDTLIVAVVFESAVGTAVVLELIAIATVITLAVLLVHDRYSRLIAAVDDRLLEDRLVFVAFVVSLLTAPLALLLVPVLLGGG; encoded by the coding sequence ATGAGTCCCGGTGTGAGCGACGCCATCGGGAGACGCCGCTCCCAGATAGCGCTGGCTGCGGGCGTGTTCGGTGCGGTCGTGCTGTTCCTCTTCGCCGTCCAGTTGCTGGGGACGGCGACGGAGGCCGCCGCCCCCCTCCTCGCACGCGTGTTCCGCCGTGTCGTTCGCGACGACGTGTCCGCGCTCGGCCTCAGCTGGCTCGGAGCGTACGTCCTCGCCAACGGTTCGGTGGTCGCCGCGCTCGCCCTGTCGCTCTTTACGGCCGACATCATCACCGCGCCGCAACTGTTCATGATGATCGCCGGCTCCCGGCTCGGTGCCGCGGCCGTCGTCGTCCTCATCGGCGCGCTCGACTACGCCCAGAAACGGACCTACTCGCTCCGGAAGGCAGTGAGTCTGGGAGTCCTCACCTTCCTCCTGACACACTCGATCTACGTCCCGGTGACCGTCGTCGGCTCCGTCGGCGGGTCTGCTCTCCGGGGCTCGACACGCGGCGTCACGAGCGGCTGGTCACTCGGCGTGCCGACGCCGGAGTTCTTCGGCCCGCTCACCGTCGCCATCACGACCCGTATCGGCCCGACCGCGTCGTTCCTGCTCGCCCTCGTCGTCCTGTTCGGGAGCCTGAAGCTGTTCGACAGGCTCCTCGCGAGGGCCGACACTGCGACGCTCCGACGGCGGTTCTTCGGGCATCTCAAGCGCACCTGGCTCTCGTTCCTCATCGGCCTCCTCGTCACTGGCGTGACGACGAGCGTCGCGTTCTCGCTCGGCGTGATCGTCCCGCTCTACAACCGCGGCTACGTCGAGCGCGACGAACTCATCCCCTACGTCCTCGGCGCGAACCTCGGGACGCTGTTCGATACGCTCATCGTGGCGGTCGTCTTCGAATCGGCCGTCGGTACGGCCGTCGTGCTCGAACTCATCGCCATCGCGACAGTCATCACCCTGGCGGTGCTCCTCGTCCACGACCGGTACAGCCGCCTCATCGCGGCCGTCGACGACAGACTCCTCGAAGACCGCCTGGTGTTCGTCGCGTTCGTCGTGTCACTCCTCACCGCCCCCCTGGCTCTCTTACTCGTTCCCGTGCTCCTCGGCGGGGGGTGA
- a CDS encoding universal stress protein yields the protein MIDHVLVPMDESPLARRALDFATEVHAAADITVLHVIDYVEESYSAEMLVGPEELRARAKEKTDTLFAEVRGRTADHAGEVTTVVEFGTPARAITAYAADHDVDLIVMGCHGRPFVSRVLLGDVAQTVVQRASVPVTVVR from the coding sequence ATGATCGACCACGTTCTCGTGCCGATGGACGAGTCACCGCTGGCGCGACGTGCGCTCGACTTCGCGACCGAGGTCCACGCCGCCGCGGACATCACGGTCCTCCACGTGATCGATTACGTCGAGGAGAGTTACAGCGCCGAGATGCTCGTCGGTCCGGAGGAACTGCGAGCGCGCGCGAAAGAGAAGACCGACACACTGTTCGCCGAGGTTCGCGGACGGACCGCCGACCACGCGGGCGAGGTCACCACTGTCGTCGAGTTCGGCACGCCGGCACGGGCGATTACGGCGTACGCTGCCGACCACGACGTCGACCTCATCGTGATGGGGTGTCACGGGCGACCGTTCGTCTCCAGAGTCCTCCTCGGGGACGTCGCTCAGACGGTCGTCCAACGCGCGTCGGTCCCCGTGACAGTCGTCCGGTGA
- a CDS encoding thiolase domain-containing protein, translating into MPATIASGASTTYGDHAESSSRELFGEVALEALDSAGLTPTDLDAVYVGNFMGDLIEDQGHMGPLLADAIGAPETASVRFESACASGGATFRQAVLAIESGAADAVLAGGVELMSLADIEHVTDALANAADEMYENEQGLTFPGIYALMARRYMHEFDVSREDLAAVSVKNHANAVANPLAQFQRELTVEEVVESKPIATPLALYDACPVSDGASAVVVVSEAFAAARDLDPVASVLGTGQSSDALALHDRGSISRTPAAARAAQEAYREAGVTVNDVDVAEVHDCFTIAEVMALEALGAYDPGAGARGAVDGETAVDGSFPVNPSGGLLGKGHPVGATGIGQLVELTKQLRGVHPNQVTDAAVALAHNVGGSGASATVTILGGV; encoded by the coding sequence ATGCCAGCCACGATTGCCAGCGGCGCGAGTACGACGTACGGCGACCACGCGGAGTCGTCGTCGCGCGAACTGTTCGGCGAGGTCGCACTCGAAGCGCTCGACAGCGCCGGTCTCACACCGACCGACCTCGATGCCGTCTACGTCGGCAACTTCATGGGGGACCTCATCGAGGACCAGGGGCATATGGGGCCGCTCCTGGCGGACGCCATCGGAGCACCCGAGACGGCGTCGGTCCGGTTCGAGAGCGCCTGCGCGTCGGGTGGAGCGACGTTCCGTCAGGCGGTCCTTGCTATCGAATCCGGGGCGGCCGACGCGGTGCTCGCGGGCGGCGTCGAACTCATGTCGCTCGCGGACATCGAGCACGTGACCGACGCGCTCGCCAACGCGGCCGACGAGATGTACGAGAACGAACAGGGGTTGACCTTCCCCGGCATCTACGCGCTCATGGCCCGACGCTACATGCACGAGTTCGACGTCTCACGGGAGGACCTCGCCGCCGTGTCGGTCAAGAACCACGCCAACGCCGTCGCGAACCCTCTCGCCCAGTTCCAGCGCGAACTCACCGTCGAGGAGGTGGTCGAGTCGAAGCCTATCGCGACGCCGCTGGCTCTCTACGACGCCTGTCCCGTCTCCGACGGAGCCAGCGCCGTGGTCGTCGTCAGCGAGGCGTTCGCCGCCGCACGCGACCTCGACCCGGTGGCGTCGGTGCTCGGGACCGGCCAGTCGAGCGACGCGCTGGCGCTCCACGACCGGGGGTCTATCAGCCGGACGCCGGCGGCCGCCCGCGCCGCACAGGAGGCGTACCGCGAGGCGGGGGTCACGGTTAACGACGTCGACGTGGCGGAGGTCCACGACTGTTTCACCATCGCGGAGGTCATGGCGCTCGAGGCGCTGGGCGCGTACGACCCCGGCGCGGGCGCACGCGGCGCGGTGGACGGGGAGACCGCTGTCGACGGTTCCTTCCCGGTCAACCCCTCCGGTGGACTCCTCGGCAAGGGCCACCCCGTCGGGGCGACCGGCATCGGGCAGCTCGTCGAGTTGACGAAGCAGCTTCGGGGGGTGCACCCGAACCAGGTCACCGACGCGGCGGTCGCGCTCGCGCACAACGTCGGCGGGAGCGGTGCGAGCGCCACGGTCACCATCCTGGGGGGTGTGTGA
- a CDS encoding Zn-ribbon domain-containing OB-fold protein, giving the protein MTVPAWYDTFTDAIAAGEPQCLACAACGDASLPPRQVCPACGSTELTAEPLSGRGTILSFTEISVTTPKFHGETPYTVVMSELDEGVVLSGQLREATAADVAIGEPVVLDTETRADGPALITFRPADAEATDTGDRDDA; this is encoded by the coding sequence GTGACCGTGCCGGCGTGGTACGACACCTTCACGGACGCCATCGCGGCCGGCGAGCCGCAGTGTCTCGCCTGCGCGGCCTGTGGGGACGCCTCCCTCCCGCCCCGGCAGGTCTGTCCGGCGTGTGGGTCGACCGAGCTGACCGCAGAACCCCTGTCCGGACGGGGGACGATTCTGTCGTTCACCGAGATATCGGTCACGACCCCGAAGTTCCACGGGGAGACGCCCTACACGGTCGTCATGAGCGAACTCGACGAGGGGGTCGTCCTCTCGGGACAGCTCCGTGAGGCGACGGCAGCCGACGTCGCCATCGGCGAGCCAGTCGTCCTCGACACCGAGACGCGAGCCGACGGCCCCGCACTCATCACCTTCCGGCCAGCCGACGCCGAGGCCACCGACACCGGCGACCGCGACGACGCCTGA
- the phaC gene encoding class III poly(R)-hydroxyalkanoic acid synthase subunit PhaC yields the protein MPPTDSHRLPPSVALWLSAQRTAFGAVADTVRTASVFSSRLADAASVEVGQTPSEVVYRENKLELHRYESLTDDSHDVPLLVVYALINRPFVLDLQPDRSVVRRLLEAGHDVYLIDWGEPSLLDTSLGLGDYVDRYLDNCVDVICERAGVSAINLLGYCMGGTLSAIYAARQPGKVNALGLMATGLYFDGTGGILEQWGGGDHYDPWALVETYGNVPGEFLDVGFDLMDPVANTVTKYARLADHVENEDFVENFARMERWLDDSVDVAGTVYAEFVEDIYQENRLAENELVVGDERVDIENIDMPVLQILGAYDHLVPPAASTPFNDRVGSDDVTTIEYPTGHVGLAMSTSSHRDLWPEVAEWFLDQSDRPGLADVFGEAIERALGVDVETDVTVGGVDEVEISIAERDHEVARALVHHDVVAIEAFLEDTLDVAIGLETGADGIAVTVETAEGVVTTVVGNVGEAIRTEVEEAVGDRDVAASYDLEDVDGIGPTYAGRLRAAGVESVSALAVTDSRRVATAAKASEQLARQWITRARALVGADDDQRSGS from the coding sequence ATGCCACCCACCGACTCTCACCGACTCCCCCCCTCGGTCGCGCTGTGGCTATCGGCCCAGCGCACCGCGTTCGGGGCCGTCGCCGACACGGTCCGCACGGCGAGCGTCTTCAGCAGCCGGCTCGCGGACGCGGCGTCGGTCGAGGTCGGACAGACCCCGAGCGAGGTCGTCTATCGGGAGAACAAACTCGAGCTACACCGGTACGAGTCGCTCACCGACGACAGCCACGACGTTCCGCTCCTCGTCGTGTACGCGCTCATCAACCGACCGTTCGTCCTCGACCTCCAGCCCGACCGCTCGGTCGTGCGGCGGCTCCTCGAAGCCGGCCACGACGTCTACCTCATCGACTGGGGTGAGCCCTCGCTGCTCGACACGTCGCTCGGACTCGGCGACTACGTCGACCGGTACCTCGACAACTGTGTCGACGTGATCTGCGAGCGGGCCGGAGTCAGCGCCATCAACCTCCTTGGCTACTGCATGGGCGGGACGCTGTCGGCCATCTACGCCGCTCGCCAGCCCGGGAAGGTCAACGCGCTCGGGCTGATGGCGACCGGGCTGTACTTCGACGGCACGGGCGGAATCCTCGAACAGTGGGGCGGGGGAGACCACTACGACCCGTGGGCGCTCGTGGAGACGTACGGGAACGTCCCCGGCGAGTTCCTCGACGTCGGCTTCGACCTGATGGACCCCGTCGCGAATACGGTCACGAAGTACGCTCGGCTGGCAGACCACGTCGAGAACGAGGACTTCGTCGAGAACTTCGCCCGCATGGAGCGGTGGCTCGACGACAGCGTGGACGTCGCCGGCACGGTCTACGCGGAGTTCGTCGAGGACATCTATCAGGAGAACCGCCTCGCCGAGAACGAACTCGTCGTGGGGGACGAGCGAGTCGATATCGAGAACATCGACATGCCGGTGTTGCAGATCCTCGGCGCGTACGACCACCTCGTCCCGCCCGCGGCGAGCACGCCGTTCAACGACCGCGTCGGGAGCGACGACGTGACGACCATCGAGTATCCGACGGGCCACGTGGGACTCGCCATGTCGACGAGTTCACACCGCGACCTCTGGCCCGAGGTCGCCGAGTGGTTCCTCGACCAGTCGGACCGTCCCGGGTTAGCGGACGTCTTCGGCGAGGCCATCGAGCGCGCACTCGGCGTCGACGTGGAAACCGACGTCACCGTCGGGGGCGTCGACGAGGTGGAGATCAGCATCGCCGAGCGTGACCACGAGGTCGCGCGGGCACTCGTGCACCACGACGTCGTCGCCATCGAGGCGTTCCTCGAAGACACCCTCGACGTGGCAATCGGGCTGGAGACGGGAGCCGACGGAATCGCCGTGACCGTCGAGACGGCCGAGGGCGTCGTGACGACGGTCGTCGGGAACGTCGGAGAGGCGATTCGGACCGAGGTCGAAGAGGCCGTCGGCGACCGCGACGTCGCCGCGTCGTACGACCTCGAGGACGTCGACGGGATCGGGCCGACGTACGCCGGTCGCCTGCGGGCGGCCGGGGTCGAGTCCGTCTCGGCGCTCGCCGTCACGGACTCCCGGCGGGTCGCGACGGCAGCGAAGGCCAGCGAGCAACTCGCCCGGCAGTGGATCACCCGGGCGCGGGCACTCGTCGGTGCGGACGACGACCAGAGGTCGGGCTCCTAA
- a CDS encoding CBS domain-containing protein, producing MDIIDIVSDEYVEFTPDTRVSKLVGAFEDPALKAVVVRGDRFEGVVTRRQLATSRHPPEQKLESLVWHVPRLAPNEDVRHVAQLMIDSDSQVLPVFEGQHLRGVVTADDVIRAVQPFLEAATVGQACSRDLVSVDPETTFGDALHRFREHHITHLPVVEAEQAVGILSLYDVLDVTTRAADQPAGGDPSGTDAFGGDLSSSAGRARRGGFGAREGERSRVLDLPVRDLMVSPVRTIDPEATLETAVEEMFAVGGSALVVTEDDRAFGIVTKTDVLDALTWEAGGNRAVQVYGTDLLDDVSYDEVVSMVEGFDDRDHGMNVLDAKVHLHEHDEQLRGTPLLLARVRLHTDRGLYIATGEGYGAKHALNEARDALERQIRDRKTRGRSKKHPDEAYWEKRFGWLLEA from the coding sequence ATGGACATCATTGACATCGTCTCGGACGAGTACGTCGAATTCACGCCGGACACCCGGGTCTCCAAGCTCGTCGGAGCCTTCGAGGACCCCGCGCTCAAAGCCGTCGTGGTCCGCGGGGACCGGTTCGAAGGCGTCGTCACCCGTCGCCAGCTAGCGACCTCGCGACACCCGCCGGAGCAGAAGCTCGAGTCGCTCGTGTGGCACGTCCCGCGACTCGCGCCGAACGAGGACGTCCGCCACGTCGCCCAGCTCATGATCGACAGCGACTCACAGGTCCTCCCGGTCTTCGAGGGGCAACACCTCCGCGGCGTCGTCACCGCCGACGACGTCATCCGGGCAGTGCAACCGTTCCTCGAAGCCGCGACCGTGGGCCAAGCCTGCAGCCGTGACCTCGTCTCGGTCGACCCGGAGACCACGTTCGGCGACGCGCTCCATCGGTTCAGAGAACACCACATCACCCACCTCCCGGTCGTCGAAGCGGAGCAAGCAGTCGGGATACTGAGTCTCTACGACGTACTGGACGTCACGACGCGAGCGGCCGACCAGCCCGCCGGTGGCGACCCGAGCGGGACCGACGCGTTCGGCGGCGACCTCTCCAGCAGTGCCGGTCGTGCACGCCGCGGGGGCTTCGGCGCTCGCGAGGGCGAGCGGAGCCGAGTCCTCGACCTCCCGGTGCGTGACCTGATGGTCTCGCCGGTCCGGACCATCGACCCCGAGGCGACGCTCGAGACGGCCGTCGAAGAGATGTTCGCGGTCGGCGGCTCCGCGTTGGTCGTCACCGAGGACGACCGGGCGTTCGGCATCGTCACGAAGACCGACGTCCTCGACGCGCTCACGTGGGAAGCCGGCGGCAACCGGGCGGTCCAGGTGTACGGCACCGACCTGCTCGACGACGTGAGCTACGACGAGGTCGTGTCGATGGTCGAGGGGTTCGACGACCGCGACCACGGCATGAACGTCCTCGACGCGAAGGTCCACCTGCACGAACATGACGAACAGCTCCGCGGGACGCCGTTGCTGCTGGCCCGCGTCCGCCTGCACACCGACCGCGGCCTCTACATCGCCACGGGTGAGGGGTACGGCGCGAAGCACGCACTGAACGAGGCCCGGGATGCGCTCGAGCGCCAGATCCGCGACCGGAAGACCCGCGGCCGGAGCAAGAAGCACCCGGACGAAGCGTACTGGGAGAAGCGCTTCGGCTGGCTCCTCGAAGCCTGA
- a CDS encoding SagB/ThcOx family dehydrogenase, with amino-acid sequence MSLERPSRRVTLALVLAAAVSLVLNAVFGVVRIALPDGGTAGQATDTVALPAPNTDGDVSVEAALAARRSRREYGSDPLSRRDLGQVLWAAQGITRRVSGYRTAPSAGARYPLELFVVVGTSGVEGVDPGVYQYRPRRHELVRRRSGDVQSALRRAAVDQASVEAAAVDLVVCAVDARTTEKYGQRGRQRYVPMEAGHVGQNVYLQAESLGLGTVAVGAFADDRVRELVGAPADHRPLYVIPVGTRA; translated from the coding sequence ATGTCTCTCGAACGCCCATCGAGACGCGTGACGCTCGCACTGGTGCTGGCGGCGGCCGTGTCCCTGGTACTCAACGCCGTGTTCGGAGTGGTCCGAATCGCCCTCCCTGACGGGGGGACCGCGGGACAGGCTACCGACACCGTCGCGCTGCCCGCGCCGAACACGGACGGCGACGTCTCCGTCGAGGCGGCGCTGGCGGCTCGTCGCTCCCGACGCGAATACGGGTCGGACCCGCTGTCGCGTCGTGACCTCGGCCAGGTCCTCTGGGCGGCACAGGGAATCACCCGGCGCGTGTCGGGATACCGCACCGCGCCCAGCGCCGGCGCGCGCTATCCGCTCGAACTGTTCGTCGTCGTCGGCACGTCGGGTGTCGAGGGGGTCGACCCCGGCGTCTACCAGTACCGCCCCCGGCGACACGAACTGGTGCGTCGCCGGTCCGGTGACGTCCAGTCGGCGCTGCGGCGGGCGGCGGTCGACCAGGCGTCCGTCGAGGCGGCCGCCGTCGACCTCGTCGTCTGTGCTGTCGACGCGCGAACCACCGAAAAGTACGGGCAGCGTGGACGACAGCGGTACGTCCCGATGGAAGCCGGGCACGTCGGACAGAACGTCTACCTGCAGGCCGAATCACTGGGGCTCGGGACCGTCGCCGTCGGCGCGTTCGCCGACGACCGCGTCCGAGAACTCGTGGGCGCGCCGGCCGACCACCGGCCGCTGTACGTTATCCCCGTCGGGACTCGCGCCTGA
- a CDS encoding universal stress protein: MTKNILVPVDGSPLSRAALRHACKEFPNASITVLHVVDLFEPGYGVYSDFETSYEPLAGSEEWYERAEAASEQLLEEARALAADHDRTVSTTSEIGDPKRIIVEYADEEDIDHIVLGAHGRREDRPVFGSVAEIVARRARVPLTLVR; the protein is encoded by the coding sequence ATGACAAAGAACATCCTCGTTCCAGTCGACGGATCGCCGCTGTCACGAGCAGCGCTTCGCCACGCCTGCAAGGAGTTTCCGAACGCGTCGATCACCGTGCTTCACGTCGTCGACCTCTTCGAACCCGGATACGGCGTGTATTCGGACTTCGAGACGTCGTACGAGCCGCTGGCGGGGTCCGAGGAGTGGTACGAACGGGCCGAGGCGGCCTCCGAGCAGCTCCTCGAGGAGGCACGAGCGCTCGCGGCCGACCACGACCGGACCGTCTCTACGACCTCCGAGATCGGCGACCCGAAGCGAATCATCGTGGAGTACGCCGACGAGGAGGACATCGACCACATCGTCCTCGGAGCCCACGGGAGGCGAGAAGACCGCCCCGTGTTCGGCAGTGTCGCCGAGATCGTCGCCCGGCGGGCCAGGGTCCCCCTCACACTCGTCCGGTGA
- a CDS encoding proteasome assembly chaperone family protein, which produces MTRDAPSTRFERQRKRSVESSTLIEGLPGLGMVASIAVDQITTQLGLEQYGAITSDDFPPVAAFSDGRVRDAVRVYAGESPAVMTLQSDVAIPPTATESLSRCVLDDLSEEFDDAVFLAGAPARSEDQVGSVIGVATSERFERELTDAGITLAEGTGVVGGVTGALLADCYHADIPAAVLVVRTNPYIPDPRAAHAVIENALEPLVAFDIDTQELLEQAEEIQRQKQQLAEQLQQYQQQAGEQQRQPSMPGMYQ; this is translated from the coding sequence ATGACACGAGACGCCCCATCGACGCGGTTCGAGCGGCAGCGAAAGCGGTCAGTCGAATCCTCGACGCTCATCGAGGGGCTCCCCGGCCTCGGCATGGTCGCTTCCATCGCCGTCGACCAGATCACCACACAGCTCGGACTAGAACAGTACGGTGCGATCACGTCCGACGACTTCCCGCCGGTCGCGGCCTTCAGCGACGGTCGCGTCCGGGACGCCGTCCGCGTGTACGCCGGGGAGAGTCCGGCCGTGATGACGCTCCAGAGCGACGTGGCGATTCCCCCGACGGCTACCGAGTCACTGAGTCGGTGTGTGCTGGACGACCTCTCCGAGGAGTTCGACGACGCCGTGTTCCTCGCGGGGGCCCCCGCGCGGTCCGAGGACCAGGTCGGATCGGTCATCGGCGTGGCGACGTCGGAGCGGTTCGAGCGGGAACTCACCGACGCCGGTATCACCCTGGCCGAAGGGACCGGTGTCGTCGGGGGCGTGACGGGGGCGTTGTTGGCCGACTGTTACCACGCGGACATCCCCGCCGCGGTACTGGTCGTCCGGACGAACCCGTACATTCCGGACCCACGGGCGGCCCACGCTGTCATCGAGAACGCGCTCGAGCCGCTCGTCGCGTTCGACATCGACACGCAGGAGCTCCTCGAACAGGCCGAGGAGATACAGCGACAGAAACAGCAGCTCGCCGAACAGCTCCAGCAGTACCAACAACAGGCAGGAGAACAGCAACGACAACCGTCGATGCCGGGGATGTACCAGTGA
- a CDS encoding alpha-amylase domain-containing protein, with protein sequence MSWFGAPAVGNGASGAAAVGLGAGAVYQYYHTPWNEVRRALPAVAEAGYDAIQLPPAQRSKRTWDDPEPRGYQPIDHLDFDSVFGTEAEYRSLVDAAHEQGLAVIADAVVNHMAEGVDFSAFPHVGWDDFRHEGPIRDDEDDWELENRDLEGLPDLKQESAHVRAYLEAYVDRYADCGVDGLRWDAVKHMPRWFFHDHANPWARARELFTVGEVLHGSVSYCERYLETGMTVMDYPLYFVMREEAFGRDGDLRALDGAGVVDSHPHQTLTFVSNHDSPPPAHELLAYAYILTFEGYPRVYSGRIDVDDERVRNLLWVRRTFARGSAHTRHADRDVYVFEREGNLLVGLNRGDERATVSVETSWSDTFLHEHSAGAGNRLTDEEGWVELHIPPDGWVCYAP encoded by the coding sequence ATGTCGTGGTTCGGTGCCCCCGCCGTCGGTAACGGAGCGTCCGGCGCTGCCGCAGTGGGACTCGGCGCGGGCGCGGTCTACCAGTACTACCACACGCCCTGGAACGAGGTCCGGCGGGCCCTCCCCGCGGTCGCCGAGGCGGGGTACGACGCGATTCAGCTCCCGCCCGCACAGCGGAGCAAGCGCACCTGGGACGACCCCGAGCCGCGCGGCTACCAGCCCATCGACCACCTCGACTTCGACAGCGTGTTCGGCACCGAGGCCGAGTACCGCTCGCTCGTCGACGCGGCGCACGAGCAGGGGCTCGCGGTCATCGCCGATGCGGTCGTGAACCACATGGCCGAGGGGGTGGACTTCTCGGCGTTCCCGCACGTCGGCTGGGACGATTTCCGCCACGAGGGGCCCATCCGAGACGACGAGGACGACTGGGAGCTGGAGAACCGCGACCTCGAGGGACTGCCGGACCTGAAACAGGAGTCGGCACACGTCCGCGCGTATCTCGAAGCGTACGTCGACAGATACGCCGACTGCGGCGTCGACGGCCTCCGCTGGGACGCGGTCAAGCACATGCCCCGGTGGTTCTTCCACGACCACGCCAACCCCTGGGCCCGTGCGCGCGAACTCTTCACCGTCGGCGAGGTGCTGCACGGGTCGGTGTCGTACTGCGAGCGGTACCTCGAGACGGGGATGACCGTCATGGACTACCCGCTGTACTTCGTCATGCGCGAGGAGGCGTTCGGTCGGGACGGCGACCTGCGTGCGCTCGACGGAGCCGGCGTGGTCGACAGCCACCCACACCAGACACTGACGTTCGTCTCCAACCACGACAGCCCGCCGCCCGCACACGAACTCCTCGCGTACGCCTACATCCTCACCTTCGAGGGCTACCCCCGGGTGTACAGCGGCCGGATCGACGTCGACGACGAGCGCGTCCGGAACCTCCTGTGGGTGCGTCGGACGTTCGCGCGTGGCTCTGCGCACACGCGCCACGCCGACCGCGACGTCTACGTCTTCGAGCGCGAGGGCAACCTGCTGGTCGGACTGAACCGCGGAGACGAGCGAGCGACCGTCTCGGTCGAGACGTCGTGGAGCGACACGTTCCTCCACGAGCACAGCGCTGGCGCGGGGAACCGTCTCACCGACGAGGAGGGATGGGTCGAACTCCACATCCCGCCGGACGGATGGGTCTGTTACGCGCCGTGA